DNA sequence from the Sphingomonas bisphenolicum genome:
TCGATCTTGGATGTGCGGGGCGCGCTGGACGCGGCGCAATGCGCGTTGCTGGATGCGGCGGGGGCCTTGCTGGCGGCGTCGACGGCGGCGCTGTGCGCGGCGGTCAAGGCCGTAGCGCCGGGGGCAGTGACGCATTTGCTGGCCTATCTGCCGACCATATTGGACCCGCGCGCGCCGGAGGCCAAGCGGGCGAACATGCCGGTGGGGTGGGCGACGCCCGCTTTCGATGTGCTGCAACTGGAGGATTATGACTGGGTGACCGAGGGGCGGCCGGGGCTGACCGCGCGGGGCGTGGAACTGGCGACGGCGCGGCTGGGCTATCCGATCGAAGAGCAGCATTATTTGTCGGGCTTCGTGCTGTTGCCCGAACAGGCGGCGCAATGGCGGGATATCGTGGCAGCGGCGCAGGCGGCGGTGGCGCGGGGGACGGCGCAGACCTTCATCTGGGCGCTGCCGCAAGTCTGTCGCGACGGCTTCACCTGCTTCAGCATCGATGGGGAGGATGATGTGCAAGCCTTTGACGATATAGTGTTTCCGTTCGCCATCGGGCGGGAGGCGAGCCTGTCGCCGGCCTTTTCGACGCAGATCGTCGAAAGCCCGTCCGGCCATGAGCGGCGCAGCAGCGACTGGGCCGATGCGCGCCTGTCGTTCGACGCCGGGCCGGGGGTACGATCCGAGGCGGATATCGCCGCGCTGATCGCTTTCTTTCGGGCGCGGCGCGGGGCGGCGCGGGGGTTCCGCTTCACCGATCCCTATGACGATCGCAGCGGCGCGCCGGGTGTCGCGCCTTTGCCGATCGACCAGCGGCTGGGGATCGGCGACGGGGTGCGGGCGACGTTCCAGTTGATGCGCCATTATGGCGTGGGCGAGGAGGCGCAGGCACGGGTCATCACCCGGCCGGTGGCGGGGAGCATCAGGGTGGCGGCCGACGGGGTCGAACTGACCGAGGGGTGGAGCCATGCGGGGCTGGGCGTGATCGCGTTCGATGACGCGCCCGATGCCGGTGTGGTGCTGAGCGCTGGTTATCGTTTCGACGTGCCGGTGCGCTTTGCCGAGGACCGGCTGGATATCAACCGGGCGACCTTCGCCGCAGGGGAAGCGCCGTCGGTGCCGCTGGTGGAGATACGCGAATGAGCGATGTCGAGAGGCTAAGCCAGCCGCTTAATACGCTGGCCTTTTGCTGGCGGATCGAGCGGCGGGACGGGGTGACGATCGGGCTGACCAGCCATGACCGGGATCTGGACATAGGCGGGCTGACCTATCGCGCCGCGCCGGGGATGACGCCGTCGGCGGTGCGCAACGGGATCGGGCTGGACGGCGAGGATAGCGATGTCGCAGGCGCGCTGTCGAGCGATGCGATCGGCGAGGCGGACCTGATGGCGGGGCGCTGGGACGGGGCGGCGCTGGAATTGCGGCTGACGCAGTGGGAGGTTTTGGGGGAGGCTTTGGGAGAGGAAGCGGGCGCGCTGTGGCTGTTGCTGGCGCGGGGCGAGATCGGCGCGGTGGCGCGCAAGGGCGGGGCGTTTACGGCCGAATTGCTGGGCGCGGCGGCGGTGCTGAGCGGGCCGGTGACGCCGTCGACCTCGCCCGATTGCCGGGCAAGGCTGGGCGACGCGGCGTGCCGGGTCGATATGGCCGGGCGTCGGCGGATCGTAGCAGTAGGGAGCGTCGATGACGTCGATGTGGCGGTCGGCGGATTGGCGGCGGGAGCCTATGCGTTCGGCGCGTTGCGCTGGCTGACCGGGGCCAATGCGGGGCTGACGCAGGCGGTGGTCGACAATGGCGCGGACGGGCTGGTGCTGGCCGATCCGCCGGCCTTTGCGGTGACGGCGGGGACGTTGGCGTTGCTGACCGAAGGGTGCGACCGGCAATTGGCGACCTGTGCGGCGCGGTTCGGCAACGCGCTCAATTTCCGTGGAGAACCCTATTTGCCGGGGATGGACCTTTTGACCCGCTATCCCGGCGCATGAGCGGGGTAGTCGAGCGCGCGCGGGCGCTGGTCGGCGTGCCGTTTCGGCTGCACGGGCGCGGTCGCGCGGGGCTGGATTGCGTCGGGCTGGCGGCGCTGGCGATGGGGCGGGAAGCGCATTGCGCCTATGGGCTGCGCAGTGGCGATATCGGGCGGGCGGAAGGCTGGCTGCGGGCGGCGGGGTTGCGGCCGGTGGAGATTGGGGAGCCGGGCGACCTGGCGCTGGTGCGACCGGGGCCGTTGCAACTGCATCTGATGATCGGAACCGGGGCGGGGTTCATCCATGCCCATGCGGGAATCGGGCGGGTGGTGGAGATGCCGGGCGCGTCGCCATGGCCGGTGATCGGGTGGTGGCGGGCAGCATGAAGTCGCGCGCGC
Encoded proteins:
- a CDS encoding C40 family peptidase, which codes for MSGVVERARALVGVPFRLHGRGRAGLDCVGLAALAMGREAHCAYGLRSGDIGRAEGWLRAAGLRPVEIGEPGDLALVRPGPLQLHLMIGTGAGFIHAHAGIGRVVEMPGASPWPVIGWWRAA
- a CDS encoding DUF2163 domain-containing protein — translated: MSDVERLSQPLNTLAFCWRIERRDGVTIGLTSHDRDLDIGGLTYRAAPGMTPSAVRNGIGLDGEDSDVAGALSSDAIGEADLMAGRWDGAALELRLTQWEVLGEALGEEAGALWLLLARGEIGAVARKGGAFTAELLGAAAVLSGPVTPSTSPDCRARLGDAACRVDMAGRRRIVAVGSVDDVDVAVGGLAAGAYAFGALRWLTGANAGLTQAVVDNGADGLVLADPPAFAVTAGTLALLTEGCDRQLATCAARFGNALNFRGEPYLPGMDLLTRYPGA